In Pseudomonas asiatica, the following are encoded in one genomic region:
- a CDS encoding alpha/beta hydrolase family protein, with translation MKTVLGLLFFICLDIPAFAGYKTIGFKTSTLSDRQTDRPLELVVWYPSTTTAPPQLIADTPVFSGDLAVRDAPPTAGTYPLVVFSHGFRGNWGNQSWLASALAHQGYIVAAVNHPGTTTRDRNPEAAAQLWRRPIDLQRAINAVMAQADQFGRVAKGQVAVVGHSLGGWTALEIAGARFDPKRFAQDCSIHPQLSSCSVYKQINADSAPASKARLGGDLRDSRVTAIVTLDLGLSRGLTDESLAALPVPTLVIAAGAPSEDLPAQLESADLAKRLPSATSRYVEIEDASHFSFLSTCKPGAMALLEDDAPGDGVICRDGDNARSRGAIQLQIASLVTEFLEQHFGRWSM, from the coding sequence ATGAAAACAGTGCTCGGCTTGTTGTTTTTTATCTGTCTGGACATACCTGCATTCGCTGGCTACAAGACCATTGGCTTCAAGACCTCGACATTATCGGACAGGCAAACTGACCGTCCGCTGGAGCTGGTCGTCTGGTACCCGAGTACGACCACTGCGCCACCACAGTTGATCGCTGATACCCCGGTTTTCAGTGGTGACCTCGCTGTGCGCGATGCACCTCCAACTGCAGGCACATATCCATTGGTGGTGTTTTCCCACGGCTTTCGCGGCAATTGGGGAAACCAGTCGTGGCTGGCCAGTGCACTGGCTCACCAAGGCTACATCGTGGCGGCGGTCAACCACCCCGGCACTACTACCCGCGATCGCAACCCTGAAGCCGCGGCACAGTTGTGGCGGCGTCCCATTGACTTGCAGCGGGCCATCAATGCGGTCATGGCCCAGGCGGATCAGTTCGGGCGGGTGGCGAAGGGCCAAGTTGCAGTGGTCGGCCACTCACTGGGCGGCTGGACCGCGCTGGAAATTGCCGGCGCCCGCTTTGATCCCAAGCGTTTTGCCCAGGACTGTTCCATCCATCCGCAGCTGTCGAGTTGCAGCGTCTACAAGCAGATCAATGCCGACAGCGCCCCGGCATCGAAAGCTCGACTGGGTGGCGATTTGCGCGACAGTCGTGTCACCGCCATCGTTACCCTGGATCTTGGCCTGTCACGTGGCCTGACCGATGAAAGCCTTGCGGCTTTGCCAGTGCCGACGTTGGTGATTGCGGCCGGCGCGCCTTCTGAAGACCTTCCCGCGCAGCTGGAATCTGCTGACCTTGCCAAGCGTCTGCCTTCGGCGACGAGTCGTTATGTCGAGATCGAGGACGCCAGCCATTTCAGCTTCTTGTCGACGTGCAAACCAGGCGCGATGGCGTTGCTCGAAGACGATGCTCCAGGGGATGGTGTCATTTGCCGGGACGGCGATAACGCCCGGTCTCGGGGGGCGATCCAGTTGCAGATCGCCTCGCTGGTGACTGAGTTCCTGGAGCAGCATTTTGGTCGTTGGTCTATGTAA
- a CDS encoding DUF2790 domain-containing protein translates to MTFIKAIAITTLTFGSSVGAFAQTASPYQYGMNLDIAQVIAVEASGHATDHADTATLTYRDSDGKVQKISYLRPATSANQN, encoded by the coding sequence ATGACCTTCATCAAAGCAATCGCCATCACCACCCTGACCTTCGGCAGCAGCGTCGGCGCCTTCGCCCAGACCGCCTCCCCGTACCAGTACGGCATGAACCTGGACATCGCCCAAGTGATCGCGGTGGAGGCCTCGGGCCACGCCACCGACCACGCCGACACCGCCACCCTCACCTACCGTGACAGCGACGGCAAGGTGCAGAAGATCAGCTACCTGCGCCCAGCCACCTCCGCCAACCAGAACTGA
- a CDS encoding HAD family hydrolase — MLTALLFDLDGTLTDTDTLHLQAFRQLLREHDGRELSQAQFDAQVSGRANGELFAELFAGASAEQCQVLADRKEALFRDMSPALEPMPGLVRLLEHAQARDIGMCVVTNAPRLNAEHMLNAMGLGQRFAHVLVAEELARPKPDPLPYLTGLQRLGAEAGQALAFEDSLPGVAAASGAGIFTVGVATTQTPERLLAAGAKLVVRDFNDPALWTLIGSMQ; from the coding sequence ATGCTGACTGCCCTGCTGTTCGACCTCGACGGAACCCTCACCGACACTGACACCTTGCATCTGCAGGCCTTTCGCCAACTGTTGCGCGAGCATGACGGCCGCGAGCTGAGCCAGGCGCAGTTCGATGCCCAGGTCAGCGGCCGCGCCAACGGCGAGCTGTTCGCCGAGCTGTTTGCCGGCGCCAGTGCCGAGCAGTGCCAGGTGCTGGCCGACCGCAAGGAGGCGCTGTTCCGCGACATGTCGCCGGCTCTTGAGCCGATGCCGGGCCTAGTGCGCCTGCTGGAACATGCCCAGGCTCGTGACATCGGCATGTGCGTGGTGACCAATGCACCGCGGCTGAACGCCGAACACATGTTGAACGCCATGGGCCTGGGCCAGCGCTTCGCGCACGTGCTGGTGGCCGAGGAACTGGCACGGCCCAAGCCGGACCCGCTGCCTTACCTGACCGGGTTGCAGCGGCTGGGTGCCGAGGCCGGGCAGGCACTGGCCTTCGAGGATTCGCTGCCGGGGGTGGCGGCCGCGAGTGGCGCGGGGATCTTTACCGTGGGCGTGGCCACTACGCAGACGCCGGAGCGGTTGCTGGCGGCGGGGGCGAAGCTGGTTGTCCGTGACTTCAACGACCCAGCGTTGTGGACCTTGATCGGATCCATGCAATGA
- a CDS encoding LysR family transcriptional regulator, giving the protein MLIDEELTLKKLETFLAFMRTGNLGRAAAELATSAVSVHRAIHSLESALRCPLFKHEGRQLIPLESAYVLEKKARQLIQDAEQMVRLTREAAGFYAERFRLGALYSLTVKTVPKLVMGLKLRRSELNIDLTLGSNVDLLQRLKNHELEAILVSLDESVSDPACEQLPLFSDDIFLAVPIDSPFAEQAEVDLADLADSTFITLTQGFATHRDGARVFQQAGFEPKVAMQVNDIFTLLSMVSSGVGFALLPGRIAAVYENRVRLIALKPQYRLQQHIGVVFLKAREREPNLLALLAECRMYSLER; this is encoded by the coding sequence ATGCTGATCGACGAAGAACTGACCCTCAAGAAGCTGGAAACCTTCCTCGCCTTCATGCGCACCGGCAACCTCGGCCGCGCCGCCGCCGAGTTGGCCACCAGCGCCGTCAGCGTGCACCGCGCCATCCACTCGCTGGAAAGCGCACTGCGCTGCCCGCTGTTCAAGCACGAAGGCCGCCAGCTGATCCCGCTGGAAAGCGCCTACGTGCTGGAAAAGAAAGCCCGCCAGCTGATCCAGGACGCCGAGCAGATGGTCCGCCTTACCCGCGAGGCCGCCGGCTTCTACGCCGAGCGCTTCCGCCTGGGCGCGCTCTACTCGCTGACGGTGAAAACCGTGCCCAAGCTGGTCATGGGCCTCAAGCTGCGCCGCAGCGAACTCAACATCGACCTGACCCTGGGCTCCAACGTCGACCTGCTGCAGCGCCTGAAGAACCACGAGCTGGAGGCCATCCTCGTGTCGCTCGACGAAAGCGTCAGCGACCCGGCCTGCGAGCAGTTGCCGCTGTTCTCCGACGACATCTTCCTTGCCGTGCCCATCGATTCACCCTTCGCCGAGCAGGCCGAGGTGGACCTGGCCGACCTGGCCGACTCCACCTTCATCACCCTGACCCAGGGCTTTGCCACCCACCGCGATGGTGCCCGGGTGTTCCAGCAGGCTGGCTTCGAACCCAAGGTGGCCATGCAGGTGAACGATATCTTCACCCTGCTGAGCATGGTCAGCTCGGGCGTGGGCTTTGCCTTGCTGCCTGGGCGGATCGCAGCGGTGTACGAAAACCGGGTCAGGCTGATTGCCCTGAAGCCGCAATATCGCTTGCAGCAGCATATTGGCGTGGTGTTCCTCAAGGCGCGGGAGCGGGAGCCGAACCTGCTGGCGTTGCTGGCGGAGTGCCGGATGTACAGCCTGGAACGTTGA
- a CDS encoding IclR family transcriptional regulator, with product MGITADSGGVRSVERALAIVDLLGEHQALGLEELHYLTALPKATVSRMLATLQEQGWVYRGLSDRRYRLCARRLFGDRQLRFKRRLVEHAAPMLLELSERTGLVADLSCFDGERLEVMESAVPQVLRKRYPHTCQIVGHHASLFHSAMGRACLGELAVDEVQRLAAHERVGDETVLRDIEEEANKGFGQRTEGHWEYPVRLPFLIRAIALPVHAEGRLAGSIALHWPLDQAPVERVLNLHLNSLATTVGEVQRALVV from the coding sequence ATGGGCATCACGGCAGACAGTGGCGGCGTGCGTTCGGTGGAACGGGCGCTGGCCATCGTCGACCTGCTTGGCGAACACCAGGCGCTGGGCCTGGAAGAACTGCATTACCTGACGGCGCTGCCCAAGGCCACGGTATCGCGCATGCTCGCCACCTTGCAGGAGCAAGGCTGGGTTTACCGCGGCCTCAGCGACAGGCGTTACCGGCTGTGCGCGCGGCGCCTGTTCGGTGACCGCCAGCTGCGTTTCAAGCGGCGCCTGGTGGAACACGCCGCGCCCATGCTGCTGGAATTGAGCGAGCGCACCGGGCTGGTGGCCGACCTGTCGTGTTTCGACGGCGAGCGGCTGGAGGTGATGGAAAGCGCTGTGCCCCAGGTATTGCGCAAGCGTTACCCGCACACCTGCCAGATCGTCGGCCATCATGCCAGCCTGTTCCACTCGGCGATGGGGCGGGCATGCCTGGGTGAGTTGGCGGTCGATGAAGTGCAGCGCCTGGCGGCCCATGAGCGGGTGGGCGACGAGACGGTGCTGCGCGACATCGAGGAGGAAGCGAACAAGGGGTTCGGCCAGCGCACCGAAGGGCACTGGGAGTACCCGGTGCGCTTGCCGTTCCTGATCCGCGCCATTGCCCTGCCGGTGCATGCCGAAGGGCGCCTGGCCGGGAGCATTGCCTTGCACTGGCCGCTGGACCAGGCGCCGGTGGAGCGGGTGTTGAACCTGCACCTGAACAGCCTGGCTACAACGGTGGGGGAGGTGCAGCGGGCCTTGGTGGTTTAG
- a CDS encoding amidase: MPLAIDPIVALDAEALSRAIHARQISCREVMQAYLAHIERFNPQVNALVSLRPAEALLAEADERDRELGRGHSRGWMHGMPQAIKDLAATAGLRTTLGSPLFAEQVPEQDAISVARVRASGALIVGKSNVPEFGLGSQTYNTLFGTTTNAYDPGKVAGGSSGGAAAALAMRLLPVADGSDMMGSLRNPAAFNNVYGLRPSQGRVPHGPAPELFVQQLATEGPMGRSVVDVARLLSTQAGFDVRAPLSLGDGRRDFAAGLQRDFRGVRVGWLGDYDGYLAMDDGVLSLCEAALADFAELGCRVEACQPAFDMARLWQCWLTHRHFLVHGNLAAAYADPGKRALLKPEAQWEVEGGLQLSAAAVYQASVARSDWYRVLGKLFERYDYLLLPSAQVFPFDARQPWPTVVGGRAMDTYHRWMEVVIGPTLAGLPSISVPVGFNAAGLPMGLQIIGPAQADHAVLQLAHAHEQLTRWVARRPPRSLQAP; the protein is encoded by the coding sequence ATGCCGCTAGCCATCGACCCCATCGTTGCCCTCGATGCCGAGGCATTGTCCCGGGCCATCCATGCCCGCCAGATATCGTGCCGGGAGGTGATGCAGGCTTATCTGGCGCACATCGAACGCTTCAACCCGCAGGTCAACGCGCTGGTGTCGCTGCGCCCGGCCGAGGCACTGCTGGCCGAGGCCGATGAGCGTGACCGCGAGCTGGGCCGTGGCCATTCGCGCGGCTGGATGCATGGCATGCCCCAGGCGATCAAGGACCTGGCCGCCACAGCCGGGCTGCGCACCACGTTGGGCTCGCCGCTGTTCGCCGAGCAGGTGCCCGAGCAGGACGCGATTAGTGTGGCGCGGGTGCGGGCCAGTGGTGCGCTGATCGTGGGCAAGAGCAATGTGCCGGAATTCGGCCTTGGTTCGCAGACCTACAACACCCTGTTCGGCACCACCACCAACGCCTACGACCCGGGCAAGGTGGCCGGGGGCAGCAGCGGTGGGGCGGCGGCGGCGCTGGCCATGCGCCTGCTGCCGGTCGCCGACGGCAGCGACATGATGGGCTCGCTGCGCAACCCGGCGGCGTTCAACAACGTGTATGGCCTGCGCCCGTCGCAGGGCCGCGTACCCCACGGGCCGGCGCCGGAACTGTTCGTGCAGCAGCTGGCCACCGAGGGGCCGATGGGCCGCAGCGTGGTGGATGTGGCGCGGTTGTTGTCGACCCAGGCGGGCTTCGATGTGCGGGCGCCGTTGTCGCTGGGCGATGGCCGGCGCGATTTTGCCGCCGGGTTGCAGCGCGATTTCCGCGGCGTGCGGGTTGGCTGGCTGGGCGACTACGACGGCTACCTGGCGATGGATGACGGGGTGCTGAGCCTGTGCGAAGCGGCCCTGGCAGACTTCGCCGAACTGGGCTGCCGGGTCGAGGCCTGCCAGCCGGCGTTCGACATGGCGCGTTTGTGGCAGTGCTGGCTGACCCATCGCCACTTCCTGGTGCACGGCAACCTCGCTGCGGCCTATGCCGACCCGGGCAAGCGCGCGCTGCTCAAGCCCGAGGCGCAGTGGGAGGTGGAGGGTGGCCTGCAACTGAGCGCGGCGGCGGTGTACCAGGCTTCGGTGGCCCGCAGCGACTGGTACCGCGTGCTGGGCAAGCTGTTCGAGCGTTACGATTACCTGCTGTTGCCATCGGCCCAGGTGTTCCCATTCGATGCACGGCAACCGTGGCCAACGGTGGTCGGAGGGCGGGCGATGGACACCTATCACCGCTGGATGGAAGTGGTGATTGGGCCGACCCTGGCCGGCTTGCCGAGCATCAGCGTACCGGTCGGTTTCAACGCTGCTGGGTTGCCCATGGGCCTGCAGATCATCGGCCCGGCCCAGGCCGACCATGCGGTGTTGCAGCTGGCCCATGCCCATGAACAGCTCACCCGTTGGGTAGCGCGGCGCCCACCCCGGAGCCTGCAAGCGCCATGA
- a CDS encoding citrate-proton symporter — MQTSSTGVSRTRQVVAAVIGNALEWYDFIVYGFLASIIARQFFPSDDEYASLLMALATFGVGFFMRPVGGVLLGMYSDRKGRKAAMQMIIRLMTVSIAMIAFAPDYLAIGMAAPMLIVVARMLQGFATGGEYASATAFLVESAPAHRKGLYGSWQLVGQCLAVFSGAAMVALVTHLCTPAALDSWGWRIPFVLGLLIGPVGLWIRKHMEEPEEFIEARRQAKGQSPSLWQVLREHRRSLLVSMGLACGATVSFYVVLVNMPTFAHKNLGLPLDQVLLVQMLAVGLMTVVIPLSGALSDRLGRRPVLMAFTLAFFVMVYPLYVWVAAAPSLERLLVMQLLLCTAIGGFFGPAPTALAEQFPVEVRSTGVSVAYNVAVMVFGGFAPLIVTWLSKVLGTPVAPSFYVLFACLLTLLGTYCLKEAPRAGKPAAFNLGVKP, encoded by the coding sequence ATGCAGACTTCGAGCACCGGCGTGTCGCGTACCCGGCAAGTGGTCGCCGCCGTCATCGGCAACGCCCTGGAGTGGTATGACTTTATCGTGTACGGCTTTCTGGCCAGCATCATCGCCCGGCAGTTCTTCCCCTCCGACGACGAATACGCCTCGCTGCTGATGGCCCTGGCCACCTTCGGCGTCGGCTTTTTCATGCGCCCGGTGGGCGGTGTGCTGCTGGGCATGTATTCCGACCGCAAGGGCCGCAAGGCGGCGATGCAGATGATCATCCGGCTGATGACCGTGTCCATTGCCATGATCGCCTTTGCCCCCGACTACCTGGCCATCGGCATGGCCGCGCCGATGCTGATCGTGGTGGCGCGCATGCTGCAGGGTTTTGCTACCGGCGGCGAGTACGCCAGCGCCACGGCCTTTCTGGTGGAGAGCGCGCCGGCCCACCGCAAGGGCCTGTATGGCTCGTGGCAGCTGGTGGGGCAGTGCCTGGCAGTGTTCTCCGGGGCGGCGATGGTGGCCCTGGTCACCCACTTGTGCACGCCTGCGGCGCTGGACAGCTGGGGCTGGCGTATCCCGTTCGTGCTTGGCCTGCTGATCGGCCCGGTGGGGCTGTGGATTCGCAAGCACATGGAGGAGCCCGAGGAATTCATCGAGGCGCGCCGCCAGGCCAAGGGCCAGTCGCCCAGCCTGTGGCAGGTGCTGCGTGAGCATCGGCGCAGCCTGTTGGTATCGATGGGCCTGGCCTGTGGCGCGACGGTGTCGTTCTACGTGGTGCTGGTGAACATGCCGACCTTCGCCCACAAGAACCTCGGCCTGCCGCTGGACCAGGTGCTGCTGGTGCAGATGCTTGCGGTTGGGCTGATGACCGTGGTGATCCCGCTGTCCGGGGCGTTGTCTGACCGGCTGGGGCGGCGCCCGGTGCTGATGGCCTTCACCCTGGCGTTCTTCGTCATGGTCTACCCGTTGTATGTGTGGGTGGCTGCCGCGCCGTCGCTGGAGCGCCTGCTGGTGATGCAACTGCTGCTGTGCACCGCCATCGGTGGCTTCTTCGGGCCGGCGCCCACGGCCCTGGCCGAGCAGTTCCCGGTCGAGGTGCGTTCTACCGGTGTGTCGGTGGCCTATAACGTGGCGGTGATGGTGTTCGGCGGCTTCGCCCCGTTGATCGTCACCTGGCTGAGCAAGGTGCTCGGTACCCCGGTGGCGCCGTCGTTCTACGTGCTGTTCGCCTGCCTGCTGACACTGCTGGGCACCTATTGCCTGAAAGAAGCCCCACGCGCGGGCAAGCCTGCCGCTTTCAACCTTGGAGTGAAACCGTGA
- a CDS encoding M20 aminoacylase family protein: protein MSRHQHILAWLNDVASDLHAIRHDIHAHPELGFEESRTSALVARLLEEWGYEVHTGIGKTGVVGVLRNGSSPRRLGLRADMDALPIHEATGAAYSSQHQGCMHACGHDGHTTMLLGAARYLAATRQFDGTLTLIFQPAEEGQGGAEAMLADGLLERFPCDALFGMHNMPGLPAGHLGFREGPMMASQDLLTVTLDGVGGHGSMPHLTVDPLVAAASVVMALQTVVARNIDAQEAAVVTVGALQAGEAANVIPQQALLRLSLRALNAEVRAQTLERVRAIIVSQAESFGCRATIEHRPAYPVLVNHAAENAFARQVGVELLGAEAVDGNTRKLMGSEDFAWMLQRCPGAYLFIGNGVSRPMVHNPAYDFNDEILLTGAAYWGALAERWLAPA from the coding sequence ATGTCCCGACATCAGCACATCCTGGCCTGGCTGAACGATGTGGCCAGCGACCTGCACGCAATCCGTCACGATATCCACGCTCACCCGGAACTGGGTTTCGAAGAAAGCCGCACTTCGGCGCTGGTCGCCCGTCTGCTCGAAGAATGGGGCTATGAAGTGCACACCGGTATCGGCAAGACCGGCGTGGTCGGCGTACTGCGCAATGGCAGCAGCCCACGCCGCCTGGGCCTGCGCGCCGACATGGACGCGTTGCCCATCCACGAGGCCACCGGCGCCGCGTACAGCAGCCAGCACCAGGGCTGCATGCACGCCTGCGGCCATGACGGGCATACCACCATGCTGCTTGGCGCCGCACGCTACCTGGCGGCGACCCGGCAGTTCGACGGGACGCTGACGCTGATCTTCCAGCCGGCCGAGGAGGGCCAGGGTGGCGCCGAGGCGATGCTTGCCGACGGCCTGCTGGAGCGCTTCCCTTGCGATGCACTGTTCGGCATGCACAACATGCCCGGGCTGCCGGCCGGGCACCTGGGCTTTCGCGAGGGGCCGATGATGGCCTCGCAAGACCTGCTCACGGTGACCCTCGACGGGGTTGGCGGCCATGGCTCGATGCCGCACCTGACCGTCGACCCGCTGGTGGCGGCGGCCAGTGTGGTGATGGCCCTGCAAACCGTGGTGGCGCGCAATATCGATGCACAGGAGGCGGCGGTGGTTACCGTCGGCGCCTTGCAGGCCGGCGAAGCGGCCAACGTGATCCCGCAGCAGGCACTGCTGCGCCTGAGCCTGCGCGCGCTGAACGCCGAGGTGCGGGCGCAGACCCTGGAGCGGGTGCGGGCGATAATTGTCAGCCAGGCCGAGAGCTTCGGCTGCCGCGCCACCATCGAACACCGCCCGGCCTACCCGGTGTTGGTCAACCACGCCGCGGAAAACGCCTTCGCCCGGCAGGTGGGGGTAGAACTGCTCGGTGCCGAGGCTGTGGATGGCAACACCCGCAAGCTGATGGGCAGCGAAGACTTCGCCTGGATGCTGCAACGCTGCCCGGGCGCCTACCTGTTCATCGGCAATGGCGTATCGCGGCCGATGGTGCACAACCCGGCCTACGACTTCAACGACGAGATCCTGCTGACCGGTGCCGCCTACTGGGGCGCGCTGGCAGAGCGCTGGCTCGCGCCCGCCTGA
- a CDS encoding imm11 family protein gives MNYYSMCHEVVKGGYTDGDVVFYPTLSDYYQVGMSLSLIGVSVSVILDKTVRALKSDFFLTTSGAFFVSQDFKDVLGGLNTSLQFSPADVKHFNGRPAVKKYYFIHVNDRCACFDYGLSEYSGKSLVMSKIQAGELTADYKVRGVKKMCIDEAKTGSLDLFFVAGVIWIDPIVSEVLVRKVESNKLLVRFSAIG, from the coding sequence ATGAACTATTATTCAATGTGTCATGAAGTGGTGAAAGGTGGGTATACAGATGGAGATGTAGTGTTCTACCCAACCCTATCTGATTATTATCAGGTAGGGATGAGTCTCTCCTTGATTGGCGTGTCGGTTTCTGTGATTTTGGATAAAACGGTTCGTGCTCTTAAGTCTGATTTTTTCTTGACAACTTCCGGTGCTTTTTTTGTGTCCCAAGATTTTAAGGATGTTCTTGGGGGTCTAAATACTAGCCTGCAATTTTCCCCTGCGGATGTAAAACACTTTAATGGAAGGCCTGCGGTCAAAAAGTATTATTTTATTCACGTTAATGACAGGTGCGCATGCTTTGACTACGGGCTTTCGGAGTACTCTGGTAAGTCTTTGGTTATGAGTAAGATTCAGGCCGGTGAGCTGACTGCTGATTACAAGGTCCGAGGCGTAAAGAAGATGTGTATTGATGAGGCAAAAACTGGTTCGCTGGACCTTTTCTTTGTGGCAGGTGTGATCTGGATCGACCCTATTGTCTCAGAGGTATTGGTGCGCAAGGTTGAAAGCAATAAATTGCTGGTCAGGTTCAGTGCTATTGGGTGA
- a CDS encoding SMI1/KNR4 family protein gives MDWSDSLKLRIASELKGYDVYFSADDVPLEVDFPEQWLGFGFLDSGKNHIPVEWADFSEFLPWVSAWLDKCVLGTVLAVSDRPYLMYVYGEGGDLYFYMGGAPLGVEGSDLDGYPSLPASFRQFYSRLHNGFGFYIGCTMGPSRLQDFVPIKDLCDEDYPALPDMLGVFSSGAGDYLALGDGSFKGEAFIWWHEKPESPTEGIDLWNVMDSWMSIFLESSDSNEYCQV, from the coding sequence ATGGATTGGTCTGATTCATTAAAGCTGCGTATTGCAAGCGAGCTAAAGGGTTATGATGTGTATTTTTCAGCTGACGATGTTCCTCTTGAAGTCGACTTTCCCGAGCAGTGGCTTGGGTTTGGTTTTTTAGATAGTGGAAAAAATCATATTCCTGTGGAATGGGCTGATTTTTCTGAGTTTTTGCCTTGGGTAAGCGCGTGGCTCGACAAATGTGTGTTAGGAACTGTTTTGGCAGTGAGTGATAGGCCGTATCTCATGTATGTATATGGCGAGGGTGGTGATTTGTATTTCTATATGGGGGGGGCTCCGCTAGGCGTTGAAGGGTCAGATCTCGATGGTTATCCCAGCCTTCCTGCGAGCTTCAGGCAGTTCTATTCAAGATTGCATAATGGCTTTGGGTTTTATATTGGTTGTACTATGGGGCCATCAAGGTTGCAAGATTTTGTTCCAATCAAGGATTTGTGCGATGAAGATTATCCGGCGCTTCCTGATATGCTAGGAGTTTTTTCTAGCGGGGCTGGTGATTATTTGGCTTTGGGTGATGGCTCATTCAAAGGCGAGGCTTTTATCTGGTGGCATGAAAAGCCAGAAAGTCCCACAGAAGGAATCGATTTATGGAATGTGATGGACTCATGGATGTCAATTTTTTTGGAGAGCTCTGACTCTAACGAGTATTGTCAGGTATGA